TTCACCCAAATCATTGGAAAGTGTTACGGTAAATGATGATGCTTTCGCAAATGATAAACTCAATTTCGCCGGACCAGCCAGTTTCCCTGCTTTGGCGGTAAGCCGGTAGTTATCAGCGCTGACATTTTTCTCCGTAAACACCTTACCCCCTAAGCGGCTAAGCTCCTTCACTGGTTCAGAAGCCACCAGGAATCCCTCCTTTGTTGCCACCGGCCTTAATTCTCTGGCGACGGTGGTTGCGCTACGCCAGTTGCCGGTGGGAACAACGTTGGCATATTGCCAGTTGCTCATCCAGCCTAAAAATATCTTGCGGTTACCGGTATTAGACCAGGTGATACCTGCATATTCATCCGGACCATAGTCCAGCCATCTGACATCTTTATGATCTGCAGTAAACGTATGCCCGTCGAAAGTTCCGGTAAAATATTGCGTAGCAGAACCGCCGTTGGGCCCGCCGGGATTAACGTTCACGATCAATACCCACACCAGTTGTCCTTTATAATGCAAAGGAAAAAGATCCGGGCATTCCCAAACACCGCCATGAGATCCGAGGTCTTTTCCAAACTGACTTTCCTCTTTCCAGTGCTTCAGATCAGTGGAGGAATAAAATGTAATATGATCTTTGGTAGCAAGTGTCATGATCCATTTGTTGCCGGCATCATACCAGGATACTTTAGGATCGCGGAAATCGCGGATACCCGGATTTGATAACACGGGGTTACCCTCGTATTTCGTCCAGGTTTTTCCTTCATCCAAACTATACGCAATGCTTTGATTCTGGAACTTATCAGAGCCTGCCTGCTCCTGAGCATGGTTATGGTTAGTATAAATTGCCACCATGGCATTCTTGCCAAATCCTGCTGTATTATAGGCATCTATTACGGCACTGCCGGAAAAAATAGTTCCGAGTGAATCAGGATATAATGCGATGGGCAGTTCTTCCCAATGCACCAGATCCTTACTCACCGCATGCCCCCAATGCATAGGGCCCCATACGGTACTATTCGGATTGTGCTGAAAGAACAAATGATAGGTTCCATTAAAATACACCATCCCATTGGGATCGTTCATCCATCCCTTTTTGGGCGTAAAATGTATCTGCGGACGATGCGCCTCCCCTGTCTTTTCCTGTGCCCAGGCCGTTACCGGCAGTAGCATTGCTATTAAAACGTGTTTCAAATATCCCATAATATGATGATTAGTTTATCTGATACAATTTCAGGTTTTTAATCTGTATGTTGCCATTCGCCGCGTAAAATCCCCAAAAGCTATTAGCCAACGAATATATCCTCGAGGTCAGTGCCGCCTTATCATCTATATACATCGTGCACACCGAACCATCTGTCACCACCTTCAATTGATACTCCTTTCCGGCGCCTAAGGTATAATTTATAGCAGCATTGGTGCGCGGCATTCCACCATTCATATAGGTGCTGGAAATACTGTGTTGTGCCTGATTAAAGTCGAGAAGATAGTAATTACCTTTCTGAAATGATTTATCCATTCCGAAAACAAAACCAAACTGTGCATTCACATCAACACCTGATATAGTAGCCGTTATCATTTTTTTCCCGCTGATCTGATCGAAAACGATGTACGATGGAGTGGCAGCAGTTTGGAATGCAATACGCTGCTGATCCTGCTGAATAGTGGCATCTTTGAATACCGCATCCGGCGTCACAGGATTTGTAAACCTGGCTTCCGTTCCCGCTGGCAACTTTACATTTAACGTACCATCGCTGTTCTGAGATAACTGGTGCGAAACCAGGTTACCACCCCAAAGCCTGCTGCCATTATCATTATTATCAGCGTTACGAGGCACCCATCCACTCAGATAACGTGTTGTTTCATTTCCTGCTGTTTTACCTGCATAAAAATAGCTACCGTCCAGCAAGTCATTGGCAGGCTTTGTCCAGGGCCCGTTAACAGAACTGCTATAGCGGTAATGCACCATAGGGTGATCACCATTTTCAGAGAATACCAGGTACCAGTAATTGCCGAATTTAAATACATCAGGACATTCCATCATCACATAATTATCTACATCTGCTGTATAAAACAATCCTTTGTAGGCCCAGTTATCCGCAGCAGGATCTGTGGTGGTATATTTGGTAATAACAGCTTTGTCATTCAATCTCGAAGCCACCAGCATCATATACTCGTTCGCTTCTTTGTTGTAAATAACTTCTGCATCTCTGAAATTATACCGGTCCGTAAATCCATCAGGAGAATAAATCGTGTATCCGTAATGTTTAGTCCACGTTTTCAGATCGGTACTGGTGGCGTACATGATGCACTCTCTTGATTTCCCGAAAGACCAGTTTCCCTCATCCGAATAGGTGTAATACATGTAATATTTGTCTCCCGCCTTGATAACAGACCCCGTTCCTATCCTGGTATCCGGCTGATTGGCATTTCCAAAAGGCATTACCCTTCCGTCATACTGATAACCTGAGAAATCGTTTGTTTCAAAAGCATGAATGGGATGAAATCCATAAGAGGCCCAATCTCCATCATGCAGATAAAAGATATGATAAGCGCCGTTATCGTAAAATGGCATAGGGTCGCCTACAAACCCGGAAGAATAATATGGCTGGGCGCCTGCCGGCTGCATCCACATAGATGGTGGCACAGGGTATACCGGCTTGCCGGATATTGCATCCGGCGTTAGTGCCGTGGCGGTGTCGTTTTTCTTACAGGCAAACAAAGTAAGTATAAGGCACACACACCAAAGATGCTTATAAGTGATATACATATTGCGTTTCATGTCTCTCTATAATCTAAAAATATTTTTAAGGATGTGTTACCGTGATATTGCTAAAAGTGGCATCGCTGTGATCCACAAAGATTCCCCAGCTGGTACCGGGTGCCCGGTAAATGCGATTGGTAAAAGCAATCTGATCGTTGATATATACGACTACCACAGAATGTTCCACTACAATCTGCACCTTATAGTTTGTATTCGGCGTTAATGTTACCGGAACATCATTTACAGGAATGCTATCGAGCTGACTCCTGGGTTTTGTTTCAAATTTGAATTTATTGAGAGATGGTACAAACCGCAGCTGGTACGTATTTTCATACCCATCGCAGGCACCTATAAAAAATCCAAAATCCTTCGATGAACTGGCATAGGATACGGTAGTAGTAATCATATACTGATCCCTGTTAACCGGGTTATATAATACGTTGGCCACATCAAGATCCGCATTGCTGACAAGCCGGTAAGATTCTGTACCAGGCGTTGTATTGGTTACATTTCCCCACTGACTGTTTTTTGTAAATGCTTCAGGAGTGGTTTCCAGCCAGGCTTTCACCGTATGTGGGATAGGTGTGGCAAGATCGCCGTTGGGCAGGGCAAATATCTTATGTGCAACCAGGTTCCCGCCCCATTCTGCCGTGCCACTATCTGTATTACCGGATAATGTATGGCACCAGCCAAATATATAGGCATCGCCCCAAACATCGGGAAGTGCCTTGGCTGCATAGAACGCGTTTCCATCAATACGGTCGGAACCCGCCGGCATATTCCAGGGACCATTAACAGACGTGCTTTTCCTGTAGTGCACATACCGCTGGTTGGCAGCATTAATGCTCTGGTCTGAAAACATCAGGTAGTAATAGTTGCCGTACTTAAAAATCGACGGGCATTCCATGTTAAAATAGTTGTAGGCGCCACCATCATAAAAAACATCCTGGTAAGTCCAGTTAATCAAATCAGGCGAAGTGTACCTGGCAATCACACCACGCCAGGTACCGCTTTGATTTTTCCGGGCTGCAATGAGCATCATCCAGTTATTATTCATATTGTCCCAGATCACAAATGGATCACGCCAGTTATCATTCTCATCATAACCAATACCTACAGGCGAATAGATGGTAGTAAAGCTGGTGTTTTTCACAAATCCGGATACAGGATCAGTGGAAGTAGCCAGCATAACGCCTTCTCTCTTTACACCATTTGTACATGCGGTAATATCCGGATTATGGCCTGTATAAAACGCATAGTAAGTACTGCCGGATTTAACCACGCTACCCGCGCCAATGGAATTATCCTGGGCACAGGCATCACTGGCAGATGCGATAATTGAACCGGTTTCTGTATAATTATGAAAATCGGACGACACAAAGCCAAACCACGGATGCTTCTGTCCTGCAGTACTCCAGATATTCTTTAAAAAGTACAACTTATAGTTACTGGCAGCAGAGTCGTAGTATGGTGTTATATCTCCCACACGTACATTGTCTGAGCACATGCGGTATATCGAATAATTAATGCTCTCCGGTAGCGCCGTACACTGCAATGCAGTAGTAGCGGCGCCTGTTGTCATGCTTTTAGCGGACTTGATCGTATCATAAGGGAGTTTGCTACAGGCGCTCGACGCAACTGTAATCATCAATGCAAAATGAAAAAGTTGTTTATTCATGCCGGTAAGTTTTATTATTTACTCAGATACTTTAAAACATTTGCTGTCATCTTTTTAATATTAGGCAGATAACTGTTTGCAGGCTGATTGGCTGAGTTGGAAGGATCTGCTTCTGAATACCAGTCATAACTACCTGTACTGATGGTAATAGTTTTACCATGAGTTGCAGTACGCGGGAATTCCGCCATCGTAACTACGGTATTATGATCTCCATCCCATTCTGTACTACCCAGGTCGATACCGCCCGTTTGCGTACGCCAGTTAGCGATAGTGCCATAGCCTCCCCAATCAGGTATATACCACTGGGCGGTATGATTGAGCCGGTAGGTACCACTGGCAAGCATATACGCAGTTGCATAGGGTTTATCGGGTGTTAATGTAAGACCGGCAAAAGCAGGATGATTTTCATGTCCTTTAAAAGATATACCCCAGGCCCAGTTAGGTTCCACCCATTGTTTGCCAATCGGATCTCCAAATGAGTTATTAGGCGCCTTGCCTGCCGGCACTATGCCTAACCCTTCTACATATCTTGCCCCATAAGCCGTAAGCAGGAAAGAACCTCCATTACTATAGTATGTTTTCAATGCTGCCAGTATATCCGCATCAAAAGCTACCGCAGGCAGATCCTGTGCATTATCTTCATGCCACCAGATGGCCGCAAAAACACTCAGGTCAATGCTGTGATTTTTGATGCTATTGAAAGACAGGAATTGCGCCTCGGGGTTATCATTGATCAACCATGCCCAGGCTGCTTTTTCATCGGGATTGGTCATATCATTTGCAGTGGCGGCAGTGCTCAGGAACGCTACTTTTACCGGCGTAGTAACGGTTACGGTATAGTCGATAGTCACCTGGCCTTTCGTGATCTTATACGTCACCGGGTTGGTAAAGTCTACCGCCTGTCCACTGGCGGGAATCGCCGTTGCTCCGGCGGCCAGCTTTATATCAGGCGTGAGTGCGGTAAGATTTGTACCTGATGGCACTGCTGCTTTAATAGTACGTGCGTTATTATCGATGTCGGCGGTGACGCCTTTTACAACGAACGACTGAATCACCTGTTCTTCTGAAGCAGTAACCGTGTAGTCCTTATAAATATTGCCGTTAACCACCCGGAACCGAACGGCATTTTTCATATTCACCGTAGTGCCTGAAGCAGGTGTTACGGTGGCGTTCTTCGGCAAATCTATAGCAGGCGCCACTTTGGTAAAGTCGGTACCAAAGGGCAAAGTGATGTCAATAGTTCCTTTTGCCGTATCAATAGTACCCTTTGCTCCATTTACAGAAAACGAAGCGATAGCTACATTGCCGGTAAGATCCAATGCAATTCCTCCGTCGTTCTTCTCACAGGAAAATAGCAGCACTGGCAGGCAAACGGCTATCATATAAGACAGCATTCTTTTCATAACGTAGCGATTTGTCGGTTTACTTAATAGTTGATATTCTGTTTATACACGCCCCTGCTGAAATTGAGCTGATTCTGTGGAATGGGCAGATACTCATGCTTGTTTTTGGTGAAATTTCCGCTGTTCAGGAAAGCATGCCTCGTTCTTTCTACACTGAAATATTTATTCAATGTTTCAGCGGCTATCCCCCAACGCACCAGGTCGAAGAAGCGTTGATTTTCCTGACCCAGCTCCAGGCGGCGTTCAAATCGCAGCGCTTTCCGTGCTGTGGCCTGATCCCAGGTAATATTTACGCCGGGCGTATATAAGCCTACCTTGTAATGCGCTTCGTAGCTGCCATCGGCTTTTTTCAAACGCCCGGTACTATTGGCAGCACGCTGGCGCACCGCATTGATTAACGGCAGCGCATCTCCCTGGCGTCCCATTTCAATCAGCGCCTCTGCTTTCATTAACAACACTTCGGCAAAACGCATCAGGATTTTGTTCTTTGAATTCGGGAAGAAAGGAGGCCTGGCTACAAAGTATTCACCGTCCGGCGACACATTTTCCTTCATGGAAGCATAGCTGCCATACACCGCAGGATTACGGTTCCAGGCGTCTTTATACACATGCGCCGGCTCATACTTCCAGTTGAATTCCGGAATACCCACAGTATGGTTTAACCGGGGATCTATGTTATCCGTGTATGGGTTTACGTTAGTATCATTAAAGGCATCCAGCAGGGGAATTCCGTTAGCATCTGTTCTGAATGCATTCACAAAATTCTGACTGGGTTTGTGAAAATCGCAGCATCCCAGTCCCTGTGGTACGCTCAGCGCTTCGCCAAAGTTGAGGTGACCAACATCTGTACCATCGTTTTGTGAAAACTGTATCGCAAACATGCTCTCTGGACCGTTTTCATATTTGCCAGGTAAAAAATTGCTGGCATAATCATCTTCGAGATGATAGGCAGAATTGATAGCCTGATCGCAGGCATCTGCCACCTGCTGCATTTTTGGCATATCTACGCTGGTAACATTATATTGTTCATCCTGCCTGAATCCCTGGTAGAGCCTTGTTTTGGCCAGAAAGGCGTAAGCCGCTGCCCTGGTCACACGGCCTTTATCCGCCTGTATAGCTGGCAAATGATCCGCGGCGTATTGAAAATCTGCCGCAATCTTTTCCCAAAGACTGTCGCTGCTAAGCGCTGTATTCGATACTTTGCCGTAGTCATCCAGCGGTACATTTTCATCCAGATAAGGTATCCGGTTAAACAATTCTTTCAACATGAAATAATAAACACCTCTCAGAAACCGTACTTCTCCTATACGTTGT
The genomic region above belongs to Chitinophaga sp. 180180018-3 and contains:
- a CDS encoding glycoside hydrolase family 32 protein, with product MGYLKHVLIAMLLPVTAWAQEKTGEAHRPQIHFTPKKGWMNDPNGMVYFNGTYHLFFQHNPNSTVWGPMHWGHAVSKDLVHWEELPIALYPDSLGTIFSGSAVIDAYNTAGFGKNAMVAIYTNHNHAQEQAGSDKFQNQSIAYSLDEGKTWTKYEGNPVLSNPGIRDFRDPKVSWYDAGNKWIMTLATKDHITFYSSTDLKHWKEESQFGKDLGSHGGVWECPDLFPLHYKGQLVWVLIVNVNPGGPNGGSATQYFTGTFDGHTFTADHKDVRWLDYGPDEYAGITWSNTGNRKIFLGWMSNWQYANVVPTGNWRSATTVARELRPVATKEGFLVASEPVKELSRLGGKVFTEKNVSADNYRLTAKAGKLAGPAKLSLSFAKASSFTVTLSNDLGEQTVIGYDDTKHEYFIDRTKSGETTFEKGFAGRHIAPGFATGDAMNLELVIDDASVELFADQGLTVMTSIFFPKKNYTDITISSGAKVNKLLYQVLKSGL
- a CDS encoding glycoside hydrolase family 32 protein, with the translated sequence MKRNMYITYKHLWCVCLILTLFACKKNDTATALTPDAISGKPVYPVPPSMWMQPAGAQPYYSSGFVGDPMPFYDNGAYHIFYLHDGDWASYGFHPIHAFETNDFSGYQYDGRVMPFGNANQPDTRIGTGSVIKAGDKYYMYYTYSDEGNWSFGKSRECIMYATSTDLKTWTKHYGYTIYSPDGFTDRYNFRDAEVIYNKEANEYMMLVASRLNDKAVITKYTTTDPAADNWAYKGLFYTADVDNYVMMECPDVFKFGNYWYLVFSENGDHPMVHYRYSSSVNGPWTKPANDLLDGSYFYAGKTAGNETTRYLSGWVPRNADNNDNGSRLWGGNLVSHQLSQNSDGTLNVKLPAGTEARFTNPVTPDAVFKDATIQQDQQRIAFQTAATPSYIVFDQISGKKMITATISGVDVNAQFGFVFGMDKSFQKGNYYLLDFNQAQHSISSTYMNGGMPRTNAAINYTLGAGKEYQLKVVTDGSVCTMYIDDKAALTSRIYSLANSFWGFYAANGNIQIKNLKLYQIN
- a CDS encoding glycoside hydrolase family 32 protein — protein: MNKQLFHFALMITVASSACSKLPYDTIKSAKSMTTGAATTALQCTALPESINYSIYRMCSDNVRVGDITPYYDSAASNYKLYFLKNIWSTAGQKHPWFGFVSSDFHNYTETGSIIASASDACAQDNSIGAGSVVKSGSTYYAFYTGHNPDITACTNGVKREGVMLATSTDPVSGFVKNTSFTTIYSPVGIGYDENDNWRDPFVIWDNMNNNWMMLIAARKNQSGTWRGVIARYTSPDLINWTYQDVFYDGGAYNYFNMECPSIFKYGNYYYLMFSDQSINAANQRYVHYRKSTSVNGPWNMPAGSDRIDGNAFYAAKALPDVWGDAYIFGWCHTLSGNTDSGTAEWGGNLVAHKIFALPNGDLATPIPHTVKAWLETTPEAFTKNSQWGNVTNTTPGTESYRLVSNADLDVANVLYNPVNRDQYMITTTVSYASSSKDFGFFIGACDGYENTYQLRFVPSLNKFKFETKPRSQLDSIPVNDVPVTLTPNTNYKVQIVVEHSVVVVYINDQIAFTNRIYRAPGTSWGIFVDHSDATFSNITVTHP
- a CDS encoding DUF4960 domain-containing protein, yielding MKRMLSYMIAVCLPVLLFSCEKNDGGIALDLTGNVAIASFSVNGAKGTIDTAKGTIDITLPFGTDFTKVAPAIDLPKNATVTPASGTTVNMKNAVRFRVVNGNIYKDYTVTASEEQVIQSFVVKGVTADIDNNARTIKAAVPSGTNLTALTPDIKLAAGATAIPASGQAVDFTNPVTYKITKGQVTIDYTVTVTTPVKVAFLSTAATANDMTNPDEKAAWAWLINDNPEAQFLSFNSIKNHSIDLSVFAAIWWHEDNAQDLPAVAFDADILAALKTYYSNGGSFLLTAYGARYVEGLGIVPAGKAPNNSFGDPIGKQWVEPNWAWGISFKGHENHPAFAGLTLTPDKPYATAYMLASGTYRLNHTAQWYIPDWGGYGTIANWRTQTGGIDLGSTEWDGDHNTVVTMAEFPRTATHGKTITISTGSYDWYSEADPSNSANQPANSYLPNIKKMTANVLKYLSK
- a CDS encoding RagB/SusD family nutrient uptake outer membrane protein; its protein translation is MKRILYSLVIAGFLMISCNKQLNIVPQGVLSPEQVATPENVDKFVTASYAILTSGDINVSYSLWEYGDVRSDDAYKGGRDEGDGQEFHFMETFANTRADFWPFDGQWFRIYLGVGRANTALGYLNRIDKSIFPLKEQRIGEVRFLRGVYYFMLKELFNRIPYLDENVPLDDYGKVSNTALSSDSLWEKIAADFQYAADHLPAIQADKGRVTRAAAYAFLAKTRLYQGFRQDEQYNVTSVDMPKMQQVADACDQAINSAYHLEDDYASNFLPGKYENGPESMFAIQFSQNDGTDVGHLNFGEALSVPQGLGCCDFHKPSQNFVNAFRTDANGIPLLDAFNDTNVNPYTDNIDPRLNHTVGIPEFNWKYEPAHVYKDAWNRNPAVYGSYASMKENVSPDGEYFVARPPFFPNSKNKILMRFAEVLLMKAEALIEMGRQGDALPLINAVRQRAANSTGRLKKADGSYEAHYKVGLYTPGVNITWDQATARKALRFERRLELGQENQRFFDLVRWGIAAETLNKYFSVERTRHAFLNSGNFTKNKHEYLPIPQNQLNFSRGVYKQNINY